The Nitrospirota bacterium genome contains a region encoding:
- a CDS encoding peptidylprolyl isomerase: MNSIAFAADDLKESKVVAFVNGAGITRAELDMEINRLAPQELYHRSISPEKQKEMEKKAIENLIDAELFYIEAKRQDLKVDNSELEKSISSVKASYPSTKAFKDALKKSGMTMPVFEEKVRKNLVVEKLIEKEVKVSLTDNDLEEYYKKNTEKFKEPEAVRLGYVYVKINPSEPDGRKKAKERAKEAYSKIKSGSDFAQIAQTYSHDMSRVKGGDVGFVHRGMMPQDIEKAAFSLKVGQLSEIIETDIGFHILKVEEKRASRQVSFKEVKDKLKKELTESMQKNRLESLIKRLRENAKIQYIQ; the protein is encoded by the coding sequence TTGAATTCAATTGCCTTTGCTGCTGACGATCTAAAAGAAAGCAAGGTTGTGGCATTTGTAAATGGCGCCGGGATTACCCGTGCCGAACTGGACATGGAAATCAACAGGTTGGCGCCTCAAGAGCTTTATCATCGAAGCATATCCCCTGAAAAACAGAAAGAGATGGAAAAAAAGGCCATTGAGAATCTTATAGATGCAGAGCTTTTTTATATTGAGGCAAAGAGACAGGATCTGAAGGTTGATAATTCAGAACTGGAAAAAAGTATAAGCTCTGTCAAGGCATCGTATCCCTCTACTAAGGCATTTAAGGATGCCCTGAAAAAAAGCGGTATGACAATGCCTGTTTTTGAGGAGAAGGTCAGGAAGAACCTTGTGGTTGAAAAGCTCATTGAAAAAGAGGTGAAGGTTTCCCTTACAGATAACGACCTTGAAGAATACTACAAAAAAAATACAGAGAAGTTCAAGGAACCTGAGGCAGTAAGGCTTGGATACGTGTATGTAAAGATAAATCCCTCGGAGCCCGACGGAAGGAAAAAGGCTAAAGAGAGGGCAAAAGAGGCTTATTCAAAGATTAAGTCAGGCTCGGATTTTGCCCAGATAGCACAGACTTATTCTCATGACATGAGCAGGGTAAAGGGAGGCGATGTAGGATTTGTTCACAGGGGAATGATGCCTCAGGATATAGAAAAGGCAGCTTTTTCGTTAAAAGTTGGACAGCTAAGCGAAATTATTGAGACAGACATAGGGTTTCATATCTTGAAAGTCGAAGAAAAAAGGGCGTCAAGACAGGTGTCTTTTAAGGAGGTAAAAGATAAGCTCAAAAAAGAGCTCACAGAGTCCATGCAGAAAAACAGATTAGAAAGTCTTATAAAAAGACTTAGAGAGAATGCAAAGATACAGTACATTCAATGA